Proteins encoded by one window of Streptomyces sp. NBC_01477:
- a CDS encoding 3-oxoacyl-[acyl-carrier-protein] synthase III C-terminal domain-containing protein produces MATLPYPALTPSATDFTSGGAIYIASAATELPPATAIEDAIRDGRYTQESADIAGYSGVTIAKESSTILDLASAAALSATARSTVPNTDIRSVIFVSIFPFTHPALYNLPAAIAETVRVPCAFATQISNASCAAGIDGLVMAGHRLLLTDDRAALVVAADLWREPHIDRFNCNPNFIFADGAAAVVLSRDGGYARLLSAATLTDPTLSGLHAEVPSDRTPIDVTARARAFFETVMDPDEAHARLNAAFTATVDAALSLAGVGLADVAYALLPAVGRSFLERYLDILDLPISRTTWDYYATTSHIGPGDQFSALTHLIDHDRCAGGDVILLIAEGVGFQFSVAVLQVQ; encoded by the coding sequence ATGGCAACGCTCCCCTATCCGGCTCTGACTCCCAGCGCCACCGACTTCACGTCGGGGGGTGCGATCTACATCGCTTCGGCGGCGACCGAACTCCCGCCCGCCACGGCCATCGAGGACGCCATCCGCGACGGGCGGTACACGCAGGAGAGCGCCGACATCGCCGGCTACAGCGGTGTCACCATCGCGAAGGAGTCCAGCACCATCCTCGACCTCGCGTCCGCCGCCGCCTTATCGGCCACCGCTCGCAGCACCGTGCCGAACACCGATATCCGCAGCGTGATATTCGTCAGCATATTTCCCTTCACGCACCCGGCCCTCTACAACCTGCCCGCGGCGATCGCCGAAACCGTCCGCGTCCCGTGCGCCTTCGCCACCCAGATCTCGAACGCCTCGTGCGCCGCGGGCATCGACGGCCTGGTCATGGCCGGCCACCGCCTGCTGCTCACCGACGACCGCGCCGCCCTCGTCGTGGCCGCCGATCTGTGGCGGGAACCCCACATCGACCGCTTCAACTGCAACCCGAACTTCATATTCGCCGACGGCGCCGCCGCCGTCGTGCTCAGCCGCGACGGCGGGTACGCCCGGCTTCTGTCCGCGGCGACCCTCACCGATCCCACGCTGAGCGGTTTGCACGCGGAGGTCCCCTCGGACCGGACGCCCATCGACGTCACCGCCCGCGCCCGGGCGTTCTTCGAAACGGTGATGGACCCCGACGAGGCGCACGCACGCCTCAACGCCGCTTTCACCGCCACGGTCGACGCCGCCCTTTCGCTGGCCGGTGTCGGCCTGGCCGACGTCGCCTACGCGCTCCTGCCGGCGGTCGGGAGGAGTTTCCTGGAGCGGTATCTCGACATCCTGGACCTCCCGATCTCCCGCACCACGTGGGATTACTACGCGACGACGAGCCACATCGGCCCCGGTGACCAGTTCAGCGCGCTCACCCACCTCATCGACCACGACCGGTGCGCCGGCGGCGATGTCATCCTGCTGATCGCCGAGGGAGTGGGATTCCAGTTCAGCGTCGCGGTGCTCCAGGTCCAATAG
- the sigJ gene encoding RNA polymerase sigma factor SigJ has protein sequence MTTESEQGHSRPDPSLSVIMSERRQLINLAYRLLGSLADAEDAVQETYARWYAMPREEQDAIESPGAWLTTVTSRICLNLLGSARARRETYVGEWIPEPLPEGAEWNTARSGGTHMDPADRVTLDESVSMAFLVVLESMTPAERVAFVLHDVFRYSFAEVAEIVGRTSAACRQLASSARRRIRASRATATPPARQADIVRDFKQVWEAKDIDGLIGLLDPNATVVADGGGLAATVDRPVVGGEQIARACVELAERAPLTILERTVNGQPGLVSRQDGVTVAVLAFDIAGDRIKHIWAVLNPEKLRPWTEN, from the coding sequence ATGACCACCGAGTCGGAGCAGGGGCACAGCCGTCCCGATCCGAGCCTGAGCGTGATCATGAGCGAGCGGCGCCAGCTGATCAACCTCGCCTACCGCCTGCTCGGCTCGCTGGCCGACGCCGAGGACGCCGTCCAGGAGACGTACGCCCGGTGGTACGCGATGCCGCGGGAGGAACAGGACGCCATCGAGTCCCCCGGCGCCTGGCTGACGACGGTGACCAGCCGTATCTGCCTCAACCTGCTCGGCTCGGCGCGGGCCAGGCGCGAGACGTACGTCGGCGAGTGGATCCCCGAGCCGCTGCCCGAGGGCGCGGAGTGGAACACGGCACGGTCGGGCGGCACCCACATGGACCCGGCCGACCGGGTCACCCTCGACGAGTCGGTCAGCATGGCCTTCCTCGTCGTGCTGGAGTCGATGACCCCGGCCGAGCGGGTGGCCTTCGTCCTGCACGACGTCTTCCGCTACTCCTTCGCCGAGGTGGCCGAGATCGTCGGCCGGACGTCGGCGGCCTGCCGCCAGCTGGCCTCCTCCGCCCGCCGCCGCATCCGCGCCTCGCGGGCCACCGCGACCCCGCCGGCCCGGCAGGCCGACATCGTCAGGGATTTCAAGCAGGTGTGGGAGGCCAAGGACATCGACGGCCTGATCGGCCTGCTCGATCCCAACGCCACGGTGGTCGCCGACGGCGGCGGCCTGGCCGCCACCGTGGACCGGCCGGTCGTGGGCGGCGAGCAGATCGCCCGCGCCTGCGTCGAACTCGCCGAGCGGGCGCCGCTGACGATCCTGGAGCGTACGGTCAACGGCCAGCCCGGCCTGGTGAGCCGGCAGGACGGCGTCACGGTGGCGGTGCTGGCCTTCGACATCGCCGGCGACCGCATCAAGCACATCTGGGCGGTGCTCAACCCCGAGAAGCTCCGGCCCTGGACGGAGAACTGA